Proteins encoded together in one Cyprinus carpio isolate SPL01 chromosome B14, ASM1834038v1, whole genome shotgun sequence window:
- the LOC109102501 gene encoding pre-mRNA-splicing factor SLU7 yields the protein MSKEEESKVAEGIVDLEEPKKMTREDWRKKKELEEQRKLGNAPAEVDEEGKDINPHIPQYISSVPWYIDPSKRPTLKHQRPQQESQRQFAPIGDWYKRGVQEKSVSTKFRKGACENCGAMTHKKKDCLERPRKVGAKYSGTGMAPDEHQQIQLSMDYDGKRDRWNGYDPDDHMRIVEEYSKVDLAKRTLKAQKLQEELASGKLMDQANSRKHLDDDDAAQDHSSEDEDGDKYVDDFDMPGQNFDSKRRITVRNLRIREDIAKYLRNLDPNSAYYDPKTRAMRENPYSNTGKIPEEVGYAGDNFVRYSGDTISMAQTQLFAWEAYEKGSEVHLQADPTKLELLHQSYKVKKDDFKEKQKESILEKYGGQEHLDAPPRELLLAQTEEYVEYSRHGAVLKGQEKAVACSKYEEDVLINNHSCIWGSYWKDGHWGYKCCHSMVKQSYCTGEAGKKVMSTSCVPFEDDVEEAETSKEPKTLLQMHQEKMKDKKKKKKSKKQRDSDSSDEEDEAKKKEKLKKALSAEEQRLKQVAEMMQLDERKRPYSSLKEVREPTEEEMEAFRMKRCRPDDPMAPFLGQ from the exons ATGTCGAAGGAGGAGGAGAGTAAAGTGGCGGAGGGGATCGTAGATCTCGAAGAGCCGAAGAAAATGACCCGAGAAGACTGGAGGAAGAAGAAAGAGCTGGAAGAACAGAGAAAATTAGGAAATGCCCCAGCTGAAGTTGACGAGGAGGGGAA GGACATCAACCCTCATATTCCCCAGTACATCTCATCTGTCCCTTGGTACATCGACCCATCAAAGAGACCCACCCTTAAGCACCAGAGACCCCAGCAAGAGAGTCAGAGACAATTTGCACCCATTGGAGATTGGTATAAAAGAGGTGTACAAGAA AAATCAGTCAGCACAAAATTCAGAAAAGGAGCATGTGAAAACTGTGGAGCCATGACACATAAGAAGAAAGACTGTTTGGag AGACCCAGAAAAGTTGGAGCGAAGTATTCTGGCACAGGCATGGCACCAGATGAGCACCAACAGATTCAGCTCTCAATGGATTATGATGGAAAAAGAGATCGCTGGAATGGGTACGATCCAGATGATCACATGCGCATTGTAGAGGAATATTCAAAAGTTGATCTG GCTAAGCGCACTCTCAAAGCTCAGAAACTCCAGGAGGAGTTAGCTTCTGGTAAACTAATGGATCAAGCT AATTCAAGGAAGCatcttgatgatgatgatgcagcaCAG GACCACAGCAGTGAAGATGAGGATGGCGACAAATATGTTGATGACTTTGACATGCCAGGACAAAATTTTGATTCCAAGAGACGTATTACAGTTAGAAACCTGAGAATACGGGAGGACATCGCTAAG tacctCAGAAATCTGGATCCAAATTCAGCCTACTATGATCCCAAGACTCGAGCCATGAGGGAGAACCCATACTCCAACACTGGAAAGATTCCAGAAGA GGTGGGGTACGCTGGAGACAACTTTGTGCGCTACTCTGGAGACACCATTTCCATGGCCCAGACACAAC TCTTTGCTTGGGAAGCCTATGAGAAGGGATCTGAAGTTCACCTCCAGGCAGATCCAACCAAGCTGGAGCTTCTCCATCAGTCCTACAAAGTCAAAAAGGACGATTtcaaagagaaacagaaagagagtatTTTGGAAAAG TATGGTGGGCAGGAACACTTGGACGCCCCTCCGCGAGAGCTTCTGCTAGCTCAGACAGAAGAGTATGTGGAGTATTCTCGTCATGGGGCTGTGTTGAAAGGACAGGAGAAGGCTGTGGCCTGTTCCAAATACGAGGAGGACGTGCTCATTAATAACCACTCG TGTATCTGGGGATCTTATTGGAAAGATGGCCATTGGGGTTACAAATGCTGCCACTCGATGGTGAAGCAAAGTTACTGTACAGGAGAAGCTGGCAAGAAAGTTATG AGCACTTCTTGCGTTCCATTTGAAGATGATGTAGAGGAGGCCGAAACGAGTAAAGAACCAAAGACTCTTTTACAG atgcaccaggaaaaaatgaaagataagaagaagaagaaaaagagcaaGAAACAGAGAGATTCTGACAGCAGTGATGAGGAAGATgaagcaaaaaagaaagaaaagctgaAGAAG GCACTGAGTGCGGAGGAGCAGAGGCTGAAACAGGTGGCTGAAATGATGCAGCTCGATGAGAGGAAGCGACCGTACAGCAGCCTGAAGGAAGTGCGTGAACCCACAGAGGAGGAGATGGAAGCCTTCCGCATGAAACGCTGCCGACCCGATGACCCCATGGCCCCTTTCCTGGGGCAGTGA